The following nucleotide sequence is from Paenibacillus odorifer.
AACTTGGTGCTCATGTTTGGCGTGAGAATGAATAATATTAGGATATCCCGCTTGGAAGGAGTATTAATTTGCGGCCAAACCGCATATTTCCTTCCATTTGGGGTAATACTAACCTAATGAGCATTTTAATAGAATCATATTTTTGCCTAGTAGATAGACTAGGAAGAACTCATTTAAAAATTGAATAGGTGGTTATTACATGGATCTTCAAATTTCCGATCTGGAAGAAATGAAGCTGACCGAGTTATATAAGCTGGCCAAGAAATACCAGATCCCTTATTACGGACAGCTGAAGAAACGGGAACTGATCTTTGCGATCCTTCGGGCACAGGCAGAGCAGAGCGGTCTCATGTTTATGGAAGGCGTGCTAGAAATTTTGCCTGAGGGCTATGGATTTCTTAGGCCAATTAACTATTTGCCCAGTGCTGAAGATATTTACATCTCAGCTTCACAAATTCGTAAGTTTGATCTCAGAAGCGGAGATCTTGTGTCTGGTAAATGTCGGACACCAAAAGAAAATGAACGATATTTTGGCCTGCTTCAAGTCAATGCCGTTAATGGCGAGAACCCTGCTAGTGCAGCGGAGCGTCTTCATTTTCCAGCATTAACACCACTTTATCCGCAAGACAAGCTACCGCTTGAAACATCCCCTACTCATTTGTCTACCCGAATAATGGATTTGCTCGCTCCTGTAGGTTTGGGGCAGCGGGGTTTGATTGTAGCACCTCCAAAAGCAGGAAAAACGCTCCTCTTAAAAGAAATTGCCAATAGTATTTCCACTAATAATCCTGAGATTGAGCTCTTTGTATTGCTGATTGATGAACGTCCTGAAGAAGTAACCGATATGCAGCGTTCTGTAAAAGGCGAAGTGGTTGCATCGACGTTTGATGAGCTTCCAGAGAATCATATTAAAGTGGCTGAGCTTGTGTTGCAAAGGGCACTTCGTTTAGTTGAGCACAAGAAGGATGTAGTTATTCTTTTGGATAGCATTACGCGTCTGGCGCGTGCTTATAATCTGGTGGTTCCACCATCTGGACGTACACTAAGCGGGGGGGATTGACCCGGCGGCTTTTCACCGGCCGAAGCGGTTTTTTGGTTCTGCACGGAATGTGGAAGAAGGCGGCTCATTAACTATTTTGGCAACAGCATTAATAGATACTGGCTCGCGTATGGATGATATTATATATGAAGAATTTAAGGGTACCGGTAATATGGAGCTTCATTTGGACCGCAAATTGGCGGAACGCCGGATATTCCCAGCTATCGATATTCGTCGTTCAGGTACACGTCGCGAAGAAGTGCTCTTGAGCAAAGAAGAACTGGATACGATTTGGGCGATTCGCAAAAATATGAACGAATCCTACGATTTTGTGGAGGGATTCATCAAAAAGCTGCGTGATACGAAGACTAATGCTGAGTTCTTGGCATCCTTTGACGTTGCCGGGGCAAAAACAACACCAAACGGGACTGCAAGTAACGGGGGCACCTCCAACAGTGGTACAGCTGCTCGTCGTACCACGCGGGCGAAGACACCTTCAGTACCTACAACTTGAGAATTGATAATAAGAGGAGACTAACATGTATTTGGTATATGCCGACGGGCAAGGAAACGTATATGATCATCCCGAACTGTACGGGCTAGCTCGTAGCGGGGATATGATTGTTGAAATGCTGGAGGAAGAATTAATTCCATTACCAGAAGGTGCTACGCTCGTGGGCTTGCCTAGTACACGTGCTGTGGGTATGAATCCTGAGACGGGTGAAATGATGTCTTTGCCGGAAGGCTCGCAGGCTGTCGGAGCGCTGCTGCCGCAAGGCTATACTCGTCTATGTCTTCCTGGTTATGTGAAGACAGATAAGTCTTATAAGCTTCCTCTGTTTGGGTATTCGGCTGTAGTGTGGAAGGATGGCGGGTTCTATGTTGCGGCAGACCCTACCGATAATCCAGAGAAATGGAATCCACTTAATTGTGACAAAGAAGATCTTGAAGTCAGCGTTGGTGAGATGACAGCCAAATATCCTGATAACCGTCTCTATGAGCATCTTTCTAACTGTGCGCTTGGCTATGAATGCCTGACTTCCTCCAATACCTTTTTAGGGCGTTGGGAGGGCGGTGTACCCGTCTCTTATTCATGTAATGCTGGATGTTTTGGCTGTATTTCTGAGCAACCTGATGATAGCGGCTTTGTATCTCCGCAGACTCGGATGAATTTCCGGCCTACGGTCAACGAAATTTCACAAGTTATGTTGGAGCATTTAAAGACGCCTGAATCGATTATCAGCTTTGGACAAGGCTGTGAAGGGGAACCTTCCACGCAAGCAAAACTTATTATAGAAGCTATTCGTGAAGTGCGCTCGATTACTGATATGGGCTATATCAATATCAACACCAATGCGGGATTAAGCGATCATATGCGAGGAATCGTTGATGCTGGGCTCGATTTGATGCGTGTCAGCACAATCAGTGCCCTTGATGACCATTATAATGCTTATTACAAACCACGCGGTTATACATTGGCCAATGTAGAGAAATCTTTGAAATACGCTGCTTCGCAGGGCGTTTACACATCGATCAATTATCTGATCTTCCCTGGAGTGACTGATCGCGAAGAAGAGATTGAAGCGATGCTGGAGTTTGTAAGACGTACTGATCTGAAGCTTATTCAGATGCGTAATCTAAACATTGACCCGGAGAGCTATTTAGAGTTGATTCCTCCTGCCCAGGGTGAAATCCTTGGGATGAAGACGATGCTTGATATTTTCCGCGATGAACTTCCGGATGTAGTTATAGGCTCTTATACACATGTGCCACCAGCAGATATGGCGCGGGCTAAGCGGCGGGGAATCAATATTTAAGCAGCTAAAATGTAAAAATGAAACATATTGCCCAATTCGATATTTCGTGCTAAAATACCACAGTGTAATCATATAACTCTGGGTCCGCATGAGGCTTAGGGCATGAGAGGTGAAATTCAAAATGCAAGAAGCAATTCAACCAAAGTATAATGTAACTAAGGTAACCTGCGCATGTGGCAACACTTTCGAAGCTGGCTCTGTTAAACAAGAGCTTCGTGTCGAAATTTGCTCCAACTGCCATCCGTTCTTCACTGGCAAGCAGAAGTTCCTGGATGCCGGCGGTCGCGTAGATAAATTTAAGAAGAAATATGGTATCTAATTTGAACAGTCGCTTTGCGGCTTAACGGTTAGATTGAGCCCCCAGCTGTATAGCTGAGGGGCTCATTTTATGTCTTGGAGTTGATTTTTGTCCGAGCGTGAGCTATACTTATCTTCGCCGTGCTAGACGGGGAGGTAGCGGTGCCCTGTAACTCGCAATCCGCTGTAGCGAGGTTGAATTCCTGTTAGAGGTGCTATCGATGTGAGGCCTTGGTTCCTATGGGCTGTGTTGACAGTTGGGTCCTCCGCAATGAGTGCTTATGAACCTGGTCAGGTCCGGAAGGAAGCAGCCATAAGTAAGATTACTCTTGTGCCGGAGGGTGGCCTAACTCGAGCAGTCATGTAGGGTTGCCGCTTGGATCGTAGCCATCAATAACAGGTGCACGGTTTATAATTCTGTTTATCATAGCATCTTTGCCACAAGCAAAGATGCTTTTTGTTTTTGGTCAATAGCCGATGAATATAGTATAATAAATTTGCGACAAATGCCGGGAAAGCGGCAGCTTAAGAGAGGGTAATGCATAGTGGAACATATCGCGCTGTACCGTGCTTGGCGGCCGCAGTCGTTTCAAGACATGGTTGGACAACAGCACATTATCCAAACGCTGCAGAACGCAATTCGTGAACAGCGGGTTTCGCATGCCTATCTGTTCAGCGGTCCGCGGGGAACTGGTAAGACAAGTGCTGCTAAAGTCTTAGCTAAAGCGGTTAACTGTGAACGTGGGCCAGGTCCGGAACCTTGTAACGAATGTCCATCCTGCCTGCGAATCGCTGCGGGTAATGTAATGGATGTGCAGGAAATAGATGCGGCATCAAACCGGGGCGTAGAGGAGATCCGTGATCTGCGTGAAAAGGTGAAGTATGCACCTACCGAGGTACGCCGTAAAGTGTATATCATTGATGAAGTGCATATGCTGACTACAGAAGCTTTTAATGCTCTATTAAAGACGTTGGAGGAACCTCCGTCACATGCGATGTTTATTCTTGCGACAACGGAACCTCACAAATTGCCAGCGACAATAATTTCCCGTTGTCAGCGTTTTGACTTCCGTAGAGTGGCGTTAGAAGAACAGACCGCCCATCTGACTGCTATTTGTGAGAAGGAAGGGATTACAGCGGATAACAACGCATTGCAGTATATTGCCCGTCTATCTGATGGCGGTATGCGTGATGCATTGAGCTTGCTGGATCAGATTTCATCCTTTACAGATGGTAATGTTACGTACGAACAAGTGTTAGGAATGACAGGAGGAATTCCCTCCGAGCAATTTGCACGTCTTGCCACTGCCATATTGGAAGGTGATATGGGTCTTCTTCTGGAGCTCGTTGAGCAGCTTATGCATGAAGGTAAAAGTGCAGATAAATGCCTAGAGAATCTCATGTATTATTTCCGAGATTTATTGATGATTAAGATGGTACCCGAGGCCGATCAATTAACAGAGCGGGTGCTGAATCCTGCTGAATTTAAAGATATGGCCACCGCATTTTCTCGGGAGCGTCTATTTCAGATTGTAGATACAATCAATAAATACCTAGGTGAAATGAAATACGCAACACATCCTCAGACACTGTTTGAAGTGGCGCTGATGAAGCTTTGCAGCTTGCAGCAAGAGGTAAGTCAGAGCGCCGCATTTGCTCCGTTAGGTGAAACAAATGCCGGAGTAGGCGCGAATAATTCGAGCGTTGACTCTGGTGAACTGGATCTTCTCAAAAGACAGATCGCAGCACTGGAGAAGAAGCTGGAACAGGCTATGCAATCCGGTGGTATTTCCGGAGGAGGGCGTGATGGTGCTCCTGCACCGAAATCGCATGCGGTTCCAACACCGCGGGTTTCTTCAGCCTCAAAAATGCCTCCTAACGTAGATAAGTTTATTGCTGGTAAAGATAGTCCCGATTTTGCAGCAATCTATAAACAGTGGAGCCTTGTCCTGCAGGGAGTAAAAGAGGAAAAGGTAACGGTTCATGCATGGTTTGTAGACGGTGAGCCAGTATCGATTATGGAGGATGCGGTGCTTGTTGCATTCAAGAACACGATTCACCGCGATACTACTGAGAAGCCGGCAAACAGACAGGTTATTGAGAGTGTGCTTGCAGCGCGTCTAGGCAAACCTTATAGACTTGTAACCATGATGCTTCGTGACTGGAATGAAGCTGCCCAGAAGTCTGTGGGACAGACTGGCAAAGAAGAACTGCAGCTGGAGCATGAACACGATACTGCAGAAGCTAAACCTGAACCTTGGATTGATGAGGCTATCCAGCTTTTTGGAGAAGACCTTGTTGTCATAAAAGAGTAATATAAACATACTAGCGCTAATTGCGCATTCCAAAGGAGAGACGAAGTATGAATAATATGAACCAAATGATGAAGCAAGTTAAGAAAATGCAGGAGCAAATGCTCAAAGCTCAAGAGGAACTCGGAGGCAAGGTTATTGAGGGTTCATCAGGTGGCGGCGTAGTTACTGTCCAAGTAAACGGCCACAAAAAATTGCTGTCTATTCAAATTAAACCGGAAGCCGTTGATCCGGAAGATGTTGAAATGCTGCAAGATCTTGTAATCACTGCTGTAAATGATGCATTGACTCAAGCTGAAGAGCTTGCTAACAATGACATGGGTAAATTCACTGGTGGAATGAAGATCCCAGGCTTGTTCTAATAGCCCACTCCACTTCAGTCTAAAGGAGAATTATTAATT
It contains:
- a CDS encoding radical SAM protein, encoding MYLVYADGQGNVYDHPELYGLARSGDMIVEMLEEELIPLPEGATLVGLPSTRAVGMNPETGEMMSLPEGSQAVGALLPQGYTRLCLPGYVKTDKSYKLPLFGYSAVVWKDGGFYVAADPTDNPEKWNPLNCDKEDLEVSVGEMTAKYPDNRLYEHLSNCALGYECLTSSNTFLGRWEGGVPVSYSCNAGCFGCISEQPDDSGFVSPQTRMNFRPTVNEISQVMLEHLKTPESIISFGQGCEGEPSTQAKLIIEAIREVRSITDMGYININTNAGLSDHMRGIVDAGLDLMRVSTISALDDHYNAYYKPRGYTLANVEKSLKYAASQGVYTSINYLIFPGVTDREEEIEAMLEFVRRTDLKLIQMRNLNIDPESYLELIPPAQGEILGMKTMLDIFRDELPDVVIGSYTHVPPADMARAKRRGINI
- the rpmE gene encoding 50S ribosomal protein L31, with the translated sequence MQEAIQPKYNVTKVTCACGNTFEAGSVKQELRVEICSNCHPFFTGKQKFLDAGGRVDKFKKKYGI
- the dnaX gene encoding DNA polymerase III subunit gamma/tau, with amino-acid sequence MEHIALYRAWRPQSFQDMVGQQHIIQTLQNAIREQRVSHAYLFSGPRGTGKTSAAKVLAKAVNCERGPGPEPCNECPSCLRIAAGNVMDVQEIDAASNRGVEEIRDLREKVKYAPTEVRRKVYIIDEVHMLTTEAFNALLKTLEEPPSHAMFILATTEPHKLPATIISRCQRFDFRRVALEEQTAHLTAICEKEGITADNNALQYIARLSDGGMRDALSLLDQISSFTDGNVTYEQVLGMTGGIPSEQFARLATAILEGDMGLLLELVEQLMHEGKSADKCLENLMYYFRDLLMIKMVPEADQLTERVLNPAEFKDMATAFSRERLFQIVDTINKYLGEMKYATHPQTLFEVALMKLCSLQQEVSQSAAFAPLGETNAGVGANNSSVDSGELDLLKRQIAALEKKLEQAMQSGGISGGGRDGAPAPKSHAVPTPRVSSASKMPPNVDKFIAGKDSPDFAAIYKQWSLVLQGVKEEKVTVHAWFVDGEPVSIMEDAVLVAFKNTIHRDTTEKPANRQVIESVLAARLGKPYRLVTMMLRDWNEAAQKSVGQTGKEELQLEHEHDTAEAKPEPWIDEAIQLFGEDLVVIKE
- a CDS encoding YbaB/EbfC family nucleoid-associated protein, coding for MNNMNQMMKQVKKMQEQMLKAQEELGGKVIEGSSGGGVVTVQVNGHKKLLSIQIKPEAVDPEDVEMLQDLVITAVNDALTQAEELANNDMGKFTGGMKIPGLF